Proteins encoded within one genomic window of Triticum aestivum cultivar Chinese Spring chromosome 2D, IWGSC CS RefSeq v2.1, whole genome shotgun sequence:
- the LOC123049752 gene encoding uncharacterized protein produces MWASPGRLPAMEEEEECEAGAGHRAPMASCWGRFGLAALWHRLRHLFLARRRARHGRSILGAGGLNYDPLSYAQNFDDSSLELHEPDFTARFAPARNASSPRRARA; encoded by the coding sequence ATGTGGGCCTCGCCAGGGAGGCTGCCggcgatggaggaggaggaggagtgcgaggcGGGCGCGGGCCACCGGGCGCCGATGGCGTCCTGCTGGGGCCGCTTCGGCCTCGCGGCGCTGTGGCACAGGCTCCGGCACCTTTTCCTGGCGAGGCGGAGGGCGCGGCACGGCCGCTCCATCCTCGGCGCCGGCGGGCTCAACTACGACCCGCTGAGCTACGCGCAGAACTTCGACGACAGCAGCCTTGAGCTCCACGAGCCGGACTTCACGGCCAGGTTCGCGCCCGCCCGCAACGCCAGCTCGCCCAGGCGGGCAAGAGCATGA